In Felis catus isolate Fca126 chromosome C2, F.catus_Fca126_mat1.0, whole genome shotgun sequence, a single window of DNA contains:
- the FBXO40 gene encoding F-box only protein 40, with protein sequence MGRARKPLSGQHRHCEKCFDRHCHIPVEPDVSCLVINCHLSCGATFHMCKEAEHELLCPLEQVPCLNSEYGCPLSMSRHKLAKHLQVCPASVVCCSMEWNRWPNVDSETTLHENIMKETPSEECLDTALALQDQKVLFRSLKMVELFPETREPTREKTTMNGEATWEEMGGAVGGVDASLVPHGSLSAANGEMVELSQEEREALAKTKEGMDLAKYDKWENIFSKEHAASALTSTSVNCDNNSRNNPGKEQVSSDNNMVREDDLQEKEKEPQEKQKQQDFNAVVEKTGLAPWQDGVLERLKTAVDAKDYNMYLVHNGRMLIHFGQMAACTPRERDFVYGKLEAQEVKTVYTFKVPVSYCGKRARIGDAMLSCKPSEHKAVDTSDLGITVEDLPKSDLIKTTLLCALERELKGHVISESRSIDGLFMDFATQTYNFEPEQFSSGTVLADLLTTDNPGGLHVELHSECVTRRHNKSSSAFTFTCNKFFRRDEFPLHFKNVHTDIQSCLNGWFQHRCPLAYLGCTFIQNHFRPPGQKAKVIYSQELKTFAIKPEVASELGERKKNNHLSGRGAKSQNSLTSLPLEVLQYIAGFLDSISLSQLSQVSVLMRNICATLLQERGMVLLQWKKKRYSHGGTSWRVHREIWQFSSLFSKVKSWEFNEVASMSEHLKACPFNIVEHKTDPVLLTSMCQLQEQPRETLVTTFRTRPRGRHTC encoded by the exons ATG GGTAGGGCACGCAAGCCTCTAAGTGGGCAGCACAGGCATTGTGAGAAATGCTTCGACCGTCACTGCCACATTCCTGTGGAGCCTGATGTCTCCTGTCTGGTGATAAACTGCCACCTGTCCTGTGGTGCTACCTTCCACATGTgcaaagaggcagagcatgagctcCTCTGCCCTCTGGAGCAGGTTCCATGCCTCAATTCTGAATATGGCTGCCCCCTTTCCATGTCCCGCCACAAGCTGGCCAAGCACTTGCAAGTGTGCCCTGCCAGTGTGGTCTGCTGCTCCATGGAGTGGAATCGCTGGCCAAACGTGGACTCTGAAACTACCCTTCATGAGAACATCATGAAAGAGACCCCCAGTGAGGAGTGTTTGGACACAGCCCTGGCCCTCCAGGACCAGAAGGTCCTTTTCAGATCTTTAAAAATGGTAGAACTTTTCCCAGAAACTAGAGAGCCCACTCGGGAGAAAACTACCATGAATGGTGAAGCCACTTGGGAGGAAATGGGAGGAGCAGTGGGTGGAGTGGATGCCAGTTTGGTACCACATGGGTCTCTGTCAGCAGCTAATGGAGAAATGGTAGAGCTGAGTCAAGAAGAACGAGAGGCATTAGCCAAAACCAAAGAAGGGATGGACCTGGCCAAGTATGACAAGTGGGAAAATATATTCAGCAAAGAGCATGCAGCCTCTGCTTTAACAAGTACATCAGTGAACTGTGACAACAATAGCAGGAACAACCCTGGAAAAGAACAGGTTTCCAGTGACAATAACATGGTAAGGGAGGATGATctccaagagaaagagaaagaaccacAGGAAAAACAGAAGCAGCAGGACTTTAATGCAGTCGTGGAAAAGACAGGGCTTGCCCCTTGGCAAGATGGTGTCCTGGAAAGACTGAAAACAGCTGTGGATGCAAAGGACTATAATATGTATCTGGTGCACAATGGGAGGATGCTTATTCACTTTGGTCAGATGGCTGCTTGTACACCTAGGGAGAGAGACTTTGTTTATGGCAAACTTGAGGCTCAGGAAGTAAAGACTGTTTACACCTTCAAAGTTCCTGTGAGCTACTGTGGGAAGCGGGCTCGCATTGGAGATGCCATGTTGAGTTGTAAGCCAAGTGAACACAAGGCAGTAGATACTTCAGATTTAGGGATCACTGTGGAGGACCTGCCCAAATCAGATCTCATCAAAACCACCCTCCTGTGTGCTTTAGAAAGAGAACTTAAAGGTCATGTCATCTCCGAATCTAGGAGCATTGATGGGCTGTTTATGGATTTTGCTACACAGACATACAATTTTGAGCCAGAACAGTTTTCTTCTGGGACAGTGCTGGCTGACCTTCTAACCACTGACAACCCAGGGGGGCTCCATGTGGAACTCCACAGTGAGTGTGTGACCCGGAGACATAACAAAAGCAGCTCTGCCTTCACTTTCACTTGCAACAAATTCTTCAGGAGGGATGAATTTCCCTTACATTTCAAGAATGTCCACACAGACATTCAATCATGTCTCAATGGCTGGTTCCAGCATCGATGCCCTCTCGCCTACTTGGGATGTACTTTTATTCAAAACCATTTCCGTCCCCCAGGACAAAAGGCAAAAGTGATTTATAGTCAGGAGCTCAAGACCTTTGCCATCAAGCCAGAGGTTGCTTCAGAGCTgggtgagagaaagaagaacaacCATCTCTCAGGCCGTGGAGCAAAAAGCCAGAATTCTCTAACCAGCCTGCCCCTGGAGGTTTTGCAGTACATTGCTGGGTTCTTGGACAGCATCAGCCTGTCCCAGCTTTCCCAGGTATCTGTGCTGATGAGAAATATCTGTGCTACTTTGTTACAAGAGAGAGGGATGGTCCTCCTACAGTGGAAGAAGAAGAGGTATTCTCATGGAGGCACTTCCTGGAGAGTCCACAGAGAG ATCTGGCAATTCAGCAGCCTTTTCtccaaagtcaagagctgggaGTTTAATGAAGTTGCTTCCATGTCTGAACACCTGAAGGCCTGTCCTTTCAACATTGTAGAGCATAAGACTGACCCAGTTCTTCTGACCAGCATGTGTCAGCTCCAGGAGCAGCCCCGAGAAACCTTAGTCACCACCTTTAGAACCAGACCACGAGGAAGACACACTTGCTAA